From Lolium perenne isolate Kyuss_39 chromosome 5, Kyuss_2.0, whole genome shotgun sequence, a single genomic window includes:
- the LOC127298950 gene encoding brassinosteroid LRR receptor kinase BRI1: protein MLVLAVVGGVRWLGLTGNMMSGSVPAFSNCSRMQSLDLSDNAISGEVAAGVFSGCSALVSLDLSMNHLLGAFPPDILGLASLSYPNLSFNNFSGALPAGDAPAAGLPRLATLSLSSNYFDGSLPDFIGALAELRTLDLSSNALTGAIPALLCPSMGASKLQVLDLQNNYLNGGIPLAISNCASLESLDLSLNYINGSIPTSLGDLRRLRDLIMWENELEGDIPASLAGARGLENLMLDYNKLTGGIPPELVNCEDLKWLSLGSNKLSGPVPAWLGRLDDLAILKLSNNSFSGPIPLELGDCKGLVWLDLDDNQLNGPIPLVLARQCGKMSVGLLTGQPYTYLRNDEGLGGQCRGKGSLLDISAVRPLDLNRKAIKKVCNFTVIHMVASTEYTSNRNGSMIFLDLSFNQLHSAIPKEIGNMYYLMILNLGHNLLFGAIPDELGGAKKLAVLDLSHNKLDGPIPESLSTLALSDIDLSCNRLSPESQYGKNSGLCGIPNSTIEGVYGSDDKFFIFELTILLVGVTITLGTIAFCLFAVIVKKMEKVGDTASADDSVDQVGHQLISHLELVRATDNFNEDYMLGSGGFGKVFKGQLSSGLVVAVKVLDMQSKYTIRSFVAECGVLRMARHQNLIRIISTCSNMDFKALVLQYMPNGSLDTLLHHSQVKKVQIGFGERLGVLLDISVGMEYLHHGYHEVVLHCDLKPSNVLFDEDMIAHVADFGIARLLQSDDSSMLSSNMPGSIGYKSPEYGSYGKASRKSDVFSYGVMLLEVLTGRKPTDAMFVGELTLRRWVHQLFPSELIHVMDTRLLHGSSSTRDLHDSFLVPMIEIGLQCTNEIPSERITMSDVVLRLKKIQIEYAKWITRTSYLVQGND, encoded by the exons ATGCTGGTGCTCGCCGTCGTGGGGGGTGTCCGCTGGCTAGGCCTCACCGGGAATATGATGTCCGGGTCAGTCCCGGCGTTCTCCAACTGCTCCAGGATGCAGTCGCTTGACCTGTCCGACAACGCCATCTCCGGCGAGGTTGCGGCCGGTGTCTTCTCCGGCTGCAGCGCTCTAGTTTCGCTCGACCTTTCCATGAACCACTTGTTGGGCGCTTTCCCGCCGGACATCCTGGGGCTCGCGTCGCTCTCCTACCCAAACCTGTCGTTCAACAACTTCTCCGGCGCACTCCCTGCCGGCGACGCGCCCGCTGCTGGGCTCCCGCGTCTCGCGACTCTCTCACTATCTTCCAACTACTTTGACGGCTCCCTGCCAGACTTCATCGGCGCGCTTGCCGAGCTAAGGACGCTGGACCTCAGCTCCAACGCGCTCACTGGCGCTATACCGGCGTTGCTCTGCCCGAGCATGGGAGCCTCCAAGCTCCAGGTCCTCGACCTGCAGAACAACTACCTCAACGGAGGCATCCCGCTGGCCATCTCCAACTGCGCCAGCCTCGAGTCTCTCGACCTCAGCCTGAATTACATCAATGGCTCCATTCCGACATCCCTCGGCGACCTTCGCCGTCTCCGAGACCTCATCATGTGGGAGAACGAATTGGAGGGCGACATCCCGGCGTCACTTGCCGGTGCTCGAGGGCTCGAAAACCTCATGCTTGATTATAACAAGCTCACCGGCGGCATCCCACCAGAACTGGTGAACTGCGAGGATCTGAAGTGGTTATCCCTCGGTAGCAACAAGCTCTCTGGACCTGTGCCGGCATGGTTGGGGCGGCTAGACGACCTGGCGATCTTGAAGCTGAGCAACAACTCCTTCTCGGGGCCGATACCACTGGAGCTAGGAGACTGCAAGGGGTTGGTTTGGCTCGACCTCGACGACAACCAGCTGAATGGACCAATACCGCTGGTGCTGGCGAGGCAGTGCGGGAAGATGTCCGTGGGCCTCCTCACCGGGCAGCCGTACACCTACTTGCGCAATGACGAGGGGTTGGGCGGCCAATGTCGAGGCAAGGGGAGCCTGCTTGACATCAGCGCCGTACGGCCCCTCGATCTGAACCGGAAGGCCATCAAGAAGGTGTGCAACTTCACAGTCATACACATGGTGGCGAGCACTGAGTACACTTCCAATAGAAATGGGTCCATGATATTCCTTGACCTGTCCTTCAATCAACTCCATTCTGCGATCCCCAAGGAGATTGGCAACATGTACTACCTCATGATCTTGAACCTTGGGCACAATTTGCTCTTTGGTGCTATCCCTGATGAGCTTGGAGGCGCCAAGAAATTGGCTGTGCTTGACCTGTCACACAACAAATTGGACGGCCCGATTCCGGAATCATTGTCAACGTTGGCATTGTCGGACATTGATCTGTCATGTAATAGGCTCAGTCCCGAGAGTCAGTATGGGAAAAACTCTGGGTTGTGTGGTATACCAAATTCGACAATCGAAGGCGTGTATGGCTCCGATGACAAATTCTTCATCTTCGAGCTGACGATCCTATTGGTAGGTGTCACTATAACTCTTGGTACTATTGCTTTTTGCTTATTCGCAGTGATCGTTAAGAAGATGGAGAAAGTTGGGGACACAGCTTCTGCTGATGATTCGGTGGACCAAGTAGGGCATCAATTAATCTCTCATCTCGAGCTTGTTCGTGCAACCGATAATTTTAATGAAGACTACATGCTCGGATCAGGAGGCTTTGGAAAAGTTTTCAAGGGCCAACTAAGCAGCGGTTTGGTGGTTGCGGTAAAGGTTCTTGACATGCAGTCCAAGTACACCATTAGAAGCTTCGTCGCCGAGTGTGGTGTGCTCCGCATGGCGCGGCACCAAAACCTCATACGTATAATAAGCACGTGTTCTAACATGGACTTCAAGGCACTAGTGTTACAGTATATGCCAAATGGCAGCTTAGACACACTGCTACACCACTCCCAGGTGAAAAAGGTTCAAATTGGATTTGGCGAGAGGCTGGGAGTTTTGCTCGATATTTCAGTGGGAATGGAGTATCTGCATCATGGATACCATGAGGTAGTTTTGCATTGCGACTTGAAGCCAAGCAATGTCTTATTTGATGAGGACATGATTGCACATGTGGCAGACTTTGGCATTGCAAGATTGCTACAAAGTGATGATAGCTCAATGCTCTCCTCAAACATGCCTGGTTCGATTGGGTATAAGTCACCAG AGTATGGGTCATATGGAAAAGCATCACGAAAGAGTGATGTTTTCAGCTATGGGGTAATGCTTCTAGAAGTTCTCACTGGAAGGAAGCCTACAGatgctatgtttgttggtgaGTTAACCCTTCGGCGATGGGTTCACCAGTTATTTCCTTCAGAGCTTATCCATGTCATGGATACCCGGCTACTGCATGGATCCTCTTCAACCCGTGACCTGCACGATAGCTTTCTTGTGCCTATGATAGAAATTGGTTTGCAATGCACAAACGAGATACCTAGCGAGAGGATAACAATGAGCGATGTGGTCCTCAGGCTAAAGAAGATCCAAATTGAGTACGCCAAATGGATAACAAGGACATCATATCTAGTGCAGGGCAATGATTGA